The following are encoded together in the Caldisericum sp. genome:
- a CDS encoding glycine--tRNA ligase subunit alpha: MYFQELISKLEHFWQKQGCVILPPFDQEVGAGTLSPYTFLKVLGKKPWRVAYVQPSRRPADGRYGENPNRLYMHHQFQVIIKPPLPNIKDIYLDSLKYLGLKLAKHEIKFLEDNWETAVLGAQGVGWEVRLDGLEITQFTYFQLAAGVMLDPVSVEITYGLERLAMFLQDKDNIFDIQWNETTTYGELRKNEEREECIYAFDESDPKLLFELFDKYESEAKRILEKGVLMPGYMYLLKCSHTFNLLDARGVISVNERQNMIGRMRNLAELSAKIVLEREG; encoded by the coding sequence ATGTATTTTCAGGAATTAATTTCTAAGTTGGAGCATTTTTGGCAGAAGCAAGGATGTGTTATACTGCCTCCTTTTGATCAGGAGGTAGGTGCAGGTACCTTAAGCCCATATACATTTCTAAAAGTACTTGGAAAAAAGCCCTGGCGAGTTGCATATGTACAGCCTTCAAGACGCCCTGCAGATGGTAGATATGGGGAGAATCCAAATAGGCTTTATATGCACCACCAATTTCAAGTAATCATAAAACCACCGCTTCCAAACATAAAGGATATTTATCTTGACAGTTTGAAATATCTCGGCTTAAAACTCGCTAAACACGAAATTAAATTCCTTGAAGACAACTGGGAAACTGCTGTTCTTGGCGCTCAAGGTGTTGGCTGGGAAGTAAGGCTCGATGGACTTGAAATCACTCAATTCACTTACTTCCAGTTGGCTGCAGGAGTTATGCTTGATCCGGTATCCGTAGAAATAACATATGGACTTGAAAGGCTTGCGATGTTTTTGCAAGATAAGGATAACATATTTGATATTCAATGGAACGAAACAACAACATATGGTGAACTAAGGAAAAACGAAGAGCGAGAGGAATGCATTTATGCATTTGATGAAAGTGATCCCAAACTCCTCTTTGAACTTTTTGATAAATACGAGAGTGAGGCAAAGAGGATTTTGGAGAAGGGCGTTCTTATGCCTGGATATATGTATCTTCTTAAGTGCTCTCACACTTTTAACCTACTTGATGCACGCGGTGTAATAAGCGTAAACGAAAGACAGAATATGATTGGAAGAATGAGAAATCTTGCCGAACTTTCTGCTAAAATTGTTTTGGAAAGAGAGGGATAA
- the recO gene encoding DNA repair protein RecO: MGYINVTGITITSFDTKDTDRYVVMLTDRLGKVNVKFRSVRSSNSKRSGYTDLFVFEKVQLYKKSSTYIATEVEMIKSYEQAKVDLSKMVALLYIKELLLLLIPYEEENKQILELTLKTLDFLDNTPNEYVDLAILYYMFHLLKLLGNPVSFPKGSEETVYFSTQNDGFNLQSGFLVPKDVFEEAYNVSKLANPEMLKIKRSKEILDLLNSYIIEKYEMDEYRKFLESIKNLNVR; encoded by the coding sequence ATGGGATACATAAATGTAACTGGCATCACAATAACCTCTTTCGACACGAAGGATACCGACCGATATGTGGTTATGTTAACTGATAGGCTTGGTAAAGTTAATGTGAAATTTCGTTCCGTAAGAAGTTCAAACTCAAAACGTTCTGGCTATACAGACCTATTTGTTTTCGAAAAGGTACAACTATACAAGAAAAGTAGCACATATATTGCAACTGAAGTTGAGATGATTAAAAGTTACGAGCAAGCCAAAGTGGATTTGTCGAAAATGGTTGCCCTTCTTTATATTAAAGAACTCCTTCTCCTGCTAATACCTTATGAAGAGGAAAACAAGCAGATTCTTGAGTTAACTTTAAAAACTCTTGATTTCTTAGACAATACACCGAATGAGTATGTTGATTTAGCGATACTGTATTATATGTTTCATCTTTTGAAGTTATTAGGAAACCCTGTAAGTTTTCCTAAAGGAAGCGAAGAGACTGTCTATTTCTCTACGCAAAATGATGGGTTTAATTTGCAATCTGGTTTTTTAGTTCCTAAGGATGTATTTGAGGAAGCGTATAATGTAAGTAAATTAGCAAACCCTGAAATGCTTAAAATCAAAAGAAGTAAAGAGATTTTAGATCTTTTGAATTCCTATATAATTGAGAAGTACGAGATGGATGAGTACCGAAAATTTTTAGAAAGCATAAAGAATTTGAATGTGAGGTGA
- the deoC gene encoding deoxyribose-phosphate aldolase has translation MEEISKDYLRSIIDHTLLKPEATPKDIEKLCNEALEYKFFAVCVNSSYVELAKRILKDSNVKVASVVGFPLGASSTYAKVSETERAIKDGADEIDMVIHIGYLKAKEYGKVENDIREVVKASSNRIVKVIIETCLLTQEEKIIASTLAVSAGAQFVKTSTGFGSGGATVEDVQLIRSVVPPYIGVKASGGIRDYETAVKMVKAGATRIGASKSIEIVT, from the coding sequence ATGGAAGAAATTTCAAAAGATTATTTAAGAAGTATTATCGATCACACGCTTCTAAAGCCAGAAGCGACTCCCAAGGACATAGAGAAACTTTGTAACGAAGCGCTCGAGTACAAGTTTTTTGCAGTTTGCGTAAACTCTTCATATGTAGAATTAGCTAAGAGAATACTTAAGGATAGTAACGTAAAAGTTGCATCGGTTGTTGGATTTCCGTTAGGCGCATCCTCTACCTATGCAAAAGTTTCTGAAACAGAAAGGGCGATTAAAGACGGAGCAGATGAAATTGATATGGTAATCCACATAGGGTATTTGAAAGCAAAAGAATATGGAAAAGTTGAAAATGATATTAGGGAAGTAGTGAAGGCATCGTCAAATAGAATCGTAAAAGTTATCATAGAAACTTGTTTATTGACTCAAGAAGAAAAAATTATCGCTTCTACATTGGCAGTTTCTGCAGGTGCTCAATTTGTTAAAACTTCAACAGGTTTTGGAAGTGGTGGAGCAACAGTTGAAGATGTTCAACTAATAAGATCAGTCGTTCCACCTTACATAGGAGTTAAGGCTTCAGGTGGAATTAGAGATTACGAAACGGCAGTGAAGATGGTAAAAGCTGGGGCAACAAGAATCGGTGCAAGCAAGAGTATTGAAATAGTAACTTAA
- the dnaX gene encoding DNA polymerase III subunit gamma/tau, with the protein MDYIALYRKYRPQTFDEVVEQESVVKVLRAELKQGKISHAYLFAGPKGSGKTTIARIFAKGLNCVNGPTDTPCLKCDNCIAITNGASLDVIEIDAASNRGIDEIRNLKEHVQYVPVNSKYKVYIIDEAHMLTPQAFNALLKTLEEPPKNVVFILATTESDKIPPTISSRCERLYFKPISIKGLSKKVQEIAKKEGAEITDAASELIARVSSGSLRNALSLLEQVITVSSSIDEETVRNLLDIPDEKFVLNLASALIQGRTEMIFSSIRQMEVNGRDPKIFLNELGEFFEDLLAMKLGNNTLVEEKRDKEVVAEMKELLKTTTLRKLVEISKIFIDISNKIKTYKDTYFAILVEFLDYLKGFEDFEGRIEKPVMEENISLKSVKTEEPQFTQEPVIEETLPTENDNRLEEKKSIGEIDIEKISALWDAVINEVKQKSVPTATLLVKCKPVAVKNEVVEILPDKPFVLNILKEKGNIDIVEGALRKLTGKQLKVTYIEPKEEPKITKEEKIKQIENKKEIQEILNLFEGTITDIKEEKK; encoded by the coding sequence ATGGATTACATAGCGTTGTACAGGAAATATAGACCTCAAACTTTTGATGAGGTCGTTGAACAAGAATCAGTTGTAAAAGTTTTGCGCGCTGAGTTAAAACAGGGTAAAATTTCTCATGCATATCTTTTTGCAGGCCCAAAAGGATCTGGTAAGACTACCATTGCAAGGATATTTGCAAAAGGGTTGAACTGTGTTAATGGTCCTACAGATACACCGTGCCTAAAGTGCGATAACTGCATTGCAATTACAAATGGTGCAAGTCTTGATGTAATTGAAATAGATGCTGCTTCTAATAGAGGCATAGATGAAATTCGAAATCTTAAAGAGCATGTTCAATATGTTCCTGTTAATTCCAAATATAAAGTGTACATTATAGATGAAGCACATATGCTTACACCGCAAGCTTTTAATGCCCTTTTAAAGACTCTCGAAGAACCGCCCAAAAATGTTGTATTTATACTTGCAACAACAGAATCTGACAAGATTCCTCCTACGATTTCTTCAAGATGCGAGCGATTGTACTTTAAGCCAATAAGCATTAAAGGATTGAGTAAGAAAGTCCAGGAAATTGCAAAGAAGGAAGGTGCAGAAATTACAGATGCTGCAAGCGAACTTATTGCAAGAGTCTCGTCTGGCTCTCTGAGAAATGCTTTAAGCTTACTTGAACAGGTTATAACCGTTTCTTCGTCTATAGACGAAGAAACGGTACGAAATCTTCTTGATATTCCTGATGAAAAATTCGTGCTGAATTTGGCTTCTGCTCTTATACAGGGAAGAACAGAAATGATTTTTTCAAGTATTAGGCAAATGGAAGTAAATGGACGAGACCCGAAAATTTTCCTTAATGAGTTAGGTGAATTTTTTGAAGATTTGTTAGCAATGAAATTGGGTAACAATACTCTTGTAGAAGAAAAACGAGACAAGGAAGTTGTTGCTGAGATGAAAGAACTATTAAAAACAACAACTCTTAGAAAATTAGTTGAAATTTCTAAAATTTTCATTGATATATCAAACAAGATTAAAACTTATAAGGACACATATTTTGCGATACTTGTTGAATTCCTTGACTATTTAAAGGGATTTGAGGATTTTGAGGGACGGATAGAGAAGCCTGTAATGGAAGAAAACATTTCTTTGAAATCTGTGAAAACGGAAGAACCCCAGTTTACGCAGGAACCCGTTATCGAAGAAACATTACCAACTGAGAATGATAATAGATTAGAGGAGAAGAAAAGTATTGGAGAAATTGATATTGAGAAAATAAGTGCGTTATGGGATGCTGTAATTAATGAAGTTAAACAAAAAAGTGTGCCAACTGCAACGCTTTTAGTCAAATGCAAACCTGTTGCTGTAAAAAACGAAGTGGTAGAAATACTACCTGATAAGCCTTTTGTGCTTAACATTTTGAAAGAGAAAGGTAATATTGATATAGTCGAAGGAGCTTTAAGAAAATTAACAGGCAAGCAGTTAAAAGTTACTTATATTGAACCAAAAGAAGAGCCAAAGATTACCAAGGAAGAAAAGATAAAACAAATTGAAAATAAAAAGGAGATCCAGGAGATTCTAAATCTTTTTGAAGGAACAATAACAGATATTAAGGAGGAAAAGAAATGA